TCATGGTCTGGAGATTGTCGTCTTCGAGCACGACGTCGGCAACCTCACGCGCAACATCGGTGCCCGTGTGGCCCATGGCGATGCCGATATCGGCAGCCTTAAGGGCAGGGCCGTCATTGACACCGTCTCCCGTCATTGCCACTACCCTTCCAGATGCCTGGAGTGCCTGCACGATCTGGAGTTTGTTGGCGGGGCTCACGCGCGAGAAGACATGGACCTTTTCTGCGAGGGCCTTCATGACGCCGGGATCGATACGGTTAAGATGCGTGGAGTCGAGTATCTCGAGCTGCTCTCCCCTGCTGAGATCGAGGTCTTTGCCTATGGCATAGGCGGTAGGACCCTGGTCGCCCGTGATCATTACCGTGTCGATCCCGGCTTCATGAAACTTTCCGACCAGCTCCCTCACACCGTCCCTTACAGGGTCTGTCATTCCGGTAAGGCCGAGCCAGACGAGATCATCCGAGTAGCGTTGTATGTCGCAACTTTCCAAAAGGTCAGGCCATTCATCTCCTCCGTTGTGATATGCATAGGCGACGCCAAGGACCCTCAGGGCGTCGCCGGCCATCCGCTCGTTCTCGATCTGGATCGCCTCGCGGTCCTCATTGGTAAGGGGAATCTTCGTCCCTTCCTTCATCTGCCATGAGCAGACGGACAATACCTCCTGAGGACTGCCCTTTACGGCGATCACCATCGGCCCGCCGGCCACCGATGAATTCTCTAAGACATCATGGAGGGTAACCATGATGTTGCAGTTTTCGGATCGGTGCATCACCTTCCTGAGGGGAAACTTTTCCCTTATCTCCGGAACATTGACTCCGGCGGCTACAGCGAGATGGATAAGGGCGTTCTCCGTGGACGAACCTATAACAACAAAATCGCCCTTTTCCTTCTTGACCTCGCTTTCGTTGCAAAGACAGCAGACATGCATGAGTCTCAGGAGCTCCCCGCATTCGTAGGGATTGAGGTCCCCTGAGGCGCTCCTGAATTTGCCGTCCGAAACCGCGAGTCTCGTCATCCCCGCATAGACGCTTACGATGGTCATCCTGTTTAATGTGATCGTTCCGGTCTTGTCGAGGCAGATGGTCTGCACCGAGCCGAGGGTCTCTACTGCATCGAGATGTCTCATGAGGACATTGTGTCTCCTCATGTTCCTGATCCCGAGGGCCAGGGTAGTCGTTGCGACCATTGGCAGTCCCTCCGGGACCGCGGCCACGGCGAGTGCTATCGAAGATTTCAACATTTCGAGAAAGCCGTACCCCCTCAGGAGTCCTATAAGAAAGACGAAAGCGCATACTGCGCCGCTGATTAAGGCAAGCTGTGTTCCCATGCGATCGAGCTGTCGTTCCATCGGGGTCTCAGGAGGTCGTGCGCTGCCAACGAGGGTCTGGATCTTGCCGATTTCCGTAAACCTTCCCGTGGCAACAACAACGGCGAGGCCCTGGCCGCCCGTGACAAGGGTTCCCATGTAGACCATGTTTATTCTGTCGGCGAGGGGGATATCTTCGTCTGTCAGGGGCTGAAAGGTCTTCTTGACCGGCATGCTCTCACCGGTGAGTGCCGACTCGTCAACGCTGAGATGACTCACCTCAATGAGCCGCGCGTCGGCTGCAACATAGCTTCCCGGTCTCAGGATGAGGACGTCGCCCGGGACGACGTATTCAGCAGGGACCGTTTCTGATGCCCCCTCTCTCATGCACAATGCCGACGGACGCACGAGACTCTTGAGCGAATGGATCGTCTTTTCGGCCTGCGATTCGGTCGTATATCCGATAATACTATTAATAACGACAACGCCCGCAATAACCACGGCGTCAGCGATGCCGCCGGTGGCGATAGAGACGCCGGCAGCGACACCAAGGAGCGCTACGGGAAGGGAGTTGAACTGGCCCAGGAATATGCTCAGCCCTGACCGGGGGACCGATTCAGGAAGGAGGTTCGGCCCGAATCTCTTCAGGCGTTCACCGGCTGCCACTCGTGAAAGCCCCCAAAGCTGCGACACGCCTGCGCTGTCGAGTATCTCACTCGTTCCCTTTACGTGCCACTGCCCGGCAGGCTGTTCCTCGGAATGAAGGACGCTCTTTCGAATCTGCCTCCGGTTGTTCTTCTGTTCCTTGGTGGTGACGCCGCTCTTCGATCTCTCCGTTGGCACGGAACGGCGTGCGGTCGCGACCGTAAGGACGCCTGTGCCGGAGCGTCTGCCATTGCCGGCATAACCCCTCACAGCCTCTTCTATGACCGAACGGATCGTCTCGGCGGTATTGCCGGAATTAAAGTAGACGAGGACCTTGGAGGTGAGGACACTGACAGAGAACCCGGTGATGCCAGGATGCCCTTGAAGGGCAGACTCGATCCTGAGCTTCAGCGCATCGGCTCTGTAGAGACCTTCGACCTCGTATCTGGCTCGACCCTTTACCGCATCATGGACAGTGCGAACCACACCTTTATTCGCGCCTTTTCACTCGGGTCTTTGTTTCGACCTCAGCCGGCGCAGGCCGTTCTTTAAGTGGCGCAGGCTGTCCTGTCGACCGTGTCTTTGGTAGTGCCGCGCCTGCGACATCCTTGACTCCTTCGACGACTCCGACAAGCATGTCTCTGACAGCGCGAACAGCTGTGTTGCCGATGCCTCCTGCAGCTTCAATCGCGCCGTTCACTGCGGCCGTGGCGACGTCTCCGACATTGGCTCCCACTTCTTTACCGGCCTCGATGACGCCGTCAACAGCGCGGCGCGCTACGAGGGCCACATCCGCACCGATCTCGGCTGCTCCCTTAACTGCACCCTTCACCGTATGTCCCGCTACCGTGATCACGTCTCCGCCGACATCGCTCACACCCATGATCACGCCCTTTGCAACGCTCTTCGTGCTGAGGATGAGGCCCGTCCCCACCTCTTCCGTCGCCTGAATCGCGCCCTTAACTACGTCCTTCGTGATGGTGATGCTTTCAGTGGCTACGTGACCAGTTGCCCGAAGTGCATTCGAGACCGTATTCCTTACGACGGTCACGATCTCCGCCTCGATCTCATTGATGCCCTTGAGGCTGCTCACCACGCCCTCCTTGACGGCGGAACCAGCCCTGCCGATGCCTCCCTCAGGTGCTTCAGCGGTCGACCGACCTTTCGTTGCCATGACACCCTCCTTTTACGTTCCCTGAGCGACTCTCCCTCAGGGGTTTAAGGTTTATTGATACTGAAAAGGAATTAATAATACCGACATTCCTTTACAGGAAGATGACGTTCAGGTTACATTGACGTTACGTCAGCGAACCTACGCCTTCGTCGCATTTGACTTGAGGAAGATGTTAAAGGCATACCACGCTGCTGTATACCAAGGTATTGCAGCGAGATTCCCCATGGATATCTGATAGATACCGGCGCCTATAAGCGCAAGAAATGCAACTCCGCCAAGATCCAGTTCGTTCGCCGATGCACGCCTCAGCGCCCCATCCATATCCCCGAAGGTCTCGGAGAGCCGCTGGTGCAGATGCGTTGGGATGGCTCGCGGACCTCCCATGCTCAGGAGACCGGCCTTCATGGAAGTCTCGATAATCCTCTCCGCCTCGGACTCATGATTGATCAACACGCTGCCCGTGAGCGGATTGACCTCAACGCTTCTGACCCCTTCAAAGGCAGAAAGCCTCTCGGCGAGGGAAGTGAAGAAAGCACTGTCCCTTCTCTTCGAGGGTACCTTGATTCTCAGCCGTCCGCCGGTCCTGTGGCTGACGACGGCAACCGGCAGATCATGCACCCGCCTCTCCTTCAGAAGCAAGCGGACGGGACGCAGCCTCCGTATGAGTCTCTGCAAGCTCAGACTTTGCCTCAGCAACGACGTCCTCGAAGATCTCGCCCAGCTCAGCGACGCTTTCCTTGCCCTTTTCGTAAATGATGATCCCGCTTTTCACAGCTGCCTTGATCAGCGGCTTAGCTACCCCTGCCAAAGCCGGAATCACCGCCGGCGCGAGGATTGCGGCGCCTATGCCTATCGCCAGTCCGGTGGCAACATTTCCTTTTAAGCAGTCGTCAAGTAATCCCATAGGACCTCCTGTGATGTGTAGATTCTCTAACTATATTTTAATACAAATTACGAAAAAGTCATAGTTTTTCGGCGAGGAAGCAGAATCCTCTGGCACCAAAAAATGATTGTTAGCCGGTCTCTTTTATTTGAATTTATCACCACCATGCCGCTCTGTCCAGATGATCTTTCATTACCTGCCTACCCATTTAACCGAAATTTAATATGCCTGACATAACCTTGCAACACTAAAAGAATACTATAGATGTATCGAATCGATGAGCACGTGCGAAAGGAGCGTCATTATGAAGTGCTGCGAGTTTCTTACCGAACAGTCCCGTTGCAAGCGAGGAATTCCGGTTGCCCGTCTCTTCAGGCATTACTTCTGTGAGGGCAATCATGCGAGATGTCCCCTGAAGACTATCGATGAGGAAGAAAGAGAGCGTGCTCTATGGAAGTTGCAAGGTCTCCCGGCAATCAAGGGGGGAGCGTGAAATGCGCACACCTCATCGACTGCGAAGACACGGCATCATGCTCAGCTCTTGATACCCCTTATGCGCCGAGTCTCTTTCAGCTCGGGGAATATTGCAGAACACGTGGCCATAGGAAATGTCCTTTTTATGCAAGGGGGCCGATCGCTGCTGATCGAACTGAAGACTGCAGGCTTGTCAGCAAGGAGCCCTTTGCTTCCACGGGAAGGAGGAGAAGATATTCCACGGTGAAGACGAGGAGCTTCTCGAAAATATCGTAACGATAGCGTTTGCAGGTCTTCCTGAAAACAATGACAGATTTCGAAGGAATCAAATTCTTCACCGAAATTTAACCGTTCCTTAATATTACCGTAACAATTTCCATGCTATCCTAATGCGCGGTTTTCACGACACTGAGACTCGCTGTCCTCATGATCGCATTAGATCCTGCTCTTCAGAGGAGAAAGCTCACATGGTTAGCTTCCTCCTGTTTGAGAGAATTTCTGAGGTCCCCTTTTCATAACACGCAGATAGAATTATCGAGATTGAAGGAGGATGAGAACAGATGTAACAGAAAATTAACATTTCTGTAACGAAGCCGTAATATAATATCGGTATCCTAAAATTAATAAACAAGGAGGAACGTATGAAAGTATTTCTTAAGATGGTCTTTGTACTGGCAGTTGTGTTGTCTTTCACCTCGGTGAATGCGGCGGAAACTCTTAACGGAGCAGGAGCATCATTCCCTTATCCGGTGTATTCTGCCTGGGCCTTTGACTATAACAAAGTAGCGGGAGTGCAGCTCAACTACCAGTCGATCGGCTCAGGTGGCGGTATCAAACAGATCACTGCGAGGACGGTCGATTTCGGAGCGTCCGATGCCCCTCTGACCACTGAAGAGTTGAACAAGGACGGTCTTCTTCAGTTTCCTGCGGTGATGGGGGGGGTTGTCCCCGTAGTGGCGATCCCTGGAGTGAAGGAGGGCCAACTCAGGCTCGATTCCGACGCGATTTGCAAGATCTACCTTGGGGATATAAAGCACTGGGATGACAGCA
The sequence above is drawn from the Thermodesulfovibrionales bacterium genome and encodes:
- a CDS encoding HAD-IC family P-type ATPase, whose protein sequence is MVRTVHDAVKGRARYEVEGLYRADALKLRIESALQGHPGITGFSVSVLTSKVLVYFNSGNTAETIRSVIEEAVRGYAGNGRRSGTGVLTVATARRSVPTERSKSGVTTKEQKNNRRQIRKSVLHSEEQPAGQWHVKGTSEILDSAGVSQLWGLSRVAAGERLKRFGPNLLPESVPRSGLSIFLGQFNSLPVALLGVAAGVSIATGGIADAVVIAGVVVINSIIGYTTESQAEKTIHSLKSLVRPSALCMREGASETVPAEYVVPGDVLILRPGSYVAADARLIEVSHLSVDESALTGESMPVKKTFQPLTDEDIPLADRINMVYMGTLVTGGQGLAVVVATGRFTEIGKIQTLVGSARPPETPMERQLDRMGTQLALISGAVCAFVFLIGLLRGYGFLEMLKSSIALAVAAVPEGLPMVATTTLALGIRNMRRHNVLMRHLDAVETLGSVQTICLDKTGTITLNRMTIVSVYAGMTRLAVSDGKFRSASGDLNPYECGELLRLMHVCCLCNESEVKKEKGDFVVIGSSTENALIHLAVAAGVNVPEIREKFPLRKVMHRSENCNIMVTLHDVLENSSVAGGPMVIAVKGSPQEVLSVCSWQMKEGTKIPLTNEDREAIQIENERMAGDALRVLGVAYAYHNGGDEWPDLLESCDIQRYSDDLVWLGLTGMTDPVRDGVRELVGKFHEAGIDTVMITGDQGPTAYAIGKDLDLSRGEQLEILDSTHLNRIDPGVMKALAEKVHVFSRVSPANKLQIVQALQASGRVVAMTGDGVNDGPALKAADIGIAMGHTGTDVAREVADVVLEDDNLQTMIIAISQGRTIYNNIRKSVHFLLSTNMSEIMVMFASLTAGLGQPLNAMQLLWINLISDIAPGLALALELPEPDVLHLPPRNPEEPIVRKSDLKRIAFESMALSAGAMGAYGYGIMRYGMGAQAGTMAFMGLTLGQLLHALSCRSEKHRIFDKESLPTNRYLSAALVGSVSIQGLAIILPGLRGLLGLTPIGLGDWLVVGGTALGSLVINEATKGSEGTHWITSGPEKADAGVIIGQHRKEATA
- a CDS encoding DUF5132 domain-containing protein, which produces MGLLDDCLKGNVATGLAIGIGAAILAPAVIPALAGVAKPLIKAAVKSGIIIYEKGKESVAELGEIFEDVVAEAKSELAETHTEAASRPLASEGEAGA